agattcattcccacttcaaccttcatgctggctggagacattcagacaagagttctcggggaatcaaggagagaggaaggcctccagaaaactagcagagccccaagtgaaggagataagatttggaaagagacagtaaaggacttttaATTCCTGGttggatttgggattattgaactgaattgaaactaaggctgcctccagaagctccccaagaaacctgctcccagagaagaattacaatttagagaacagaacattacacccTGATATATCTTCCTTGAGGCTCTCATTCATCTTACCTTTTCACTGCAGTTAAATTCAAGTTGCTGAATTTTCATAGTCAGTTGATGATTTACTGCTTTCAGTTTTGAGAGTTTTCGTTCAGAATGTGTCGTGGATGAAGTAATTTTgcctaaaaataatttaagagagCCAGATGCTGATATTGGCCATTAATATGAATCCTTTATACTCAATTTctgatttacaaagtattttctacACATCATCTGTTAAGCCCTGATAGACATTTAAAAAGTGAACCCTTGTTCTGAGAATTCAAGACACCTGCTCTTTGTGATGTAGGGCATAATTCATAAGTTGAGACTTaaaccggggcagctaggtggcgcagtggatagagcaccagccctgaattcagaaggacccgagttcaaatctgatccaagacacttaacacttcctagctgtgtgaccctgggcaagtcacttaaccccagcctcaggaaaaaaaaaaagagagagacagacccCGGGTGGTCTGAAACTCCTGCAACCTTACCACAATTTCATATCCACAAAGTGTGTACTGTAGGCTAACACACGATATATGTATTTGGAAGTTTCATTTTTGCCAGTCACTAATCATTACTTAGAGGAGTTGAAAATTGAGAGTGTTTAGCTTGAGCTTGTGTGGTGATCAAATGAAATTTCTCCAAGAATATGTTTAGGGTCCAGTTTGAATTCTCCTCCCCTGTTTCTTGTAGGGTATAAGAGGTTGTGGTATTAGTATTGATGGATCAGACAAGCAAAGCCTAAAAGCACGTGAAGGCAGTAGCTGAATGTTTCATCACTCCAAGAATATAAACAACATGGGGGGGGGTGGAAAGGTATACCTTTTCCCCAATAACTGCTGGAAAATCTACAGAGCTGgttggaagaaaataaatttaaataaataggtTACATTATATGCCACAGCATACTCCAAATGTATAAGTGACAAACATAAAAAGCATAAAtgataagaaaactagaaaagtgaGAAAACTAGAGAAGGGAATAGATTAGGGACCTCTCATAACTGGGCTCAATCACTTCCTAATTTCAAGAAAGACTCCCGGTTTCAAATTGCAAAAATCCATTGGAAGAAGCCATATACCTGTGCTGACTGGGTACACTACAAGTTGTGATGTGATTTCAGATGGGATCTCAGTGCTGCATTGACCAACTCTACTTTTCACAATTGATCCTAATTATATTTCCCACAGCAACTGTTCCTCAAGCTACTCATGCTGATTCTCTGCCCCTTTCTCAGCAGACCTTGCCTCATGCTTCACTGAAAAACCCCAAGGTGCTTTTCTTCCCTGATTCCACTCTAAGTCACCTCAACatcatttcctcaattttttctttgctcCAGTTGCAGAGTGGAAGTGGATCCTTGCAATACCAATGCCTCTATTTGTGTCCCTGACTTTCTCTTCCAGTCACTAGGAGCCTGCCCCTTCTATCATTGCCTCTCCCTAATTTTCAATCTGTTCTACAACAGGCTCTTTCCCAATTGCCTATAAATATGCTCATATCTCCccgtccttaaaaaaaaaaactccactgTCCCTTGAAATTGTTGTCTTTATGTGTCTCTTCCATTTTACaaccaaactcctagaaaaaaacTTTCTATAAGATGCTTCTATTTTTCACCTGCATTTATCATTAACCATCAAAGTTTGGATTTTATCCTCATCATTCACCTAAAACTGCTTTTTCTAAGGTCATCAGTTATCAGTTATATATGCCAAAATctgacaatgttttcttggtcttCATCCTTAACTCTCAAAGACAAGAGCCAAGGagttttaagggtttttttgttgttattttttttttaatgaaaaaaaaaaatctgttttctgtGCTTGCAATCTCCCCAGACCCATTGAgcttggggaaaggaaaggaaaggaaaggaaaaaggaaaggaaaggaaaaaggaaaggaaaggaaaaaggaaaggaaaggaaaggaaaaaggaaaggaaaaggaaaaaggaaaggaaaggaaaaaggaaaggaaaggaaaaaggaaaggaaaaaggaaaggaaaggggaaaggaaaggaaaggaaaggaaaggaaaggaaaggaaaggaaaggaaaggaaaggaaaggaaaggaaaggaaaaggaaaggaaaggaaaggaaaggaaaggaaaggaaaggaaaggaaaggaaaggaaaggaaaggaaaggaaaggaaaggaaaggaaaggaaaggaaaggaaaggaaaggaaaggaaaggaaaggaaaggaaaggaaaggaaaggaaaaggaaaggaaaggaaaggaaaggaaaaggaaaggaaaggaaggaaggagggaaggaaggaagggaaggaaggagggaaggaaggaaggaaggaaggagggaaggaaggagggaaggaaggagggaaggaaggaaggaaggagggaaggaaggaaggaaggaggaaaggaaggaaggaaggagggaaggaaagaaggaaggaaggaaggagggaaggaaggagggaaggaaggaaggaggaaggaaggaaggaaggaaggaaggaaggaaggaaggaaggaaggaaggagggaaggaaggagggaaggaaggaaataaaaaaacctTGTAATAAATAGGCATGGTCTGCTAAAGCAGATTTCTatattgaccatgtccaaaaaataaGTCTCAACTTGTGAGTTCATCACTTCTCTGTAAGGGGATTGTCAGCATGATTTATCCTGGGTTCTCTGAAATtaggcaatttttctttttttttttggttgttgaggcaattgaggttaagtgattggcccaaggtcactcagtattaagtgtccaaggtcagatttgaactcaggtcctcctgacttcaaggttggtgctctatctactgtgccaactAGTTGCCCTGGAATTATGCACGTTTTACAATGACCAACTATATCTGGTTAGCCAAATATAGGTagtcatttcattgatcagaattcttaagttttttttaaagttttatctttataatattcatgttgaacaaattgtgctcctgtcagttcatacaagtttctCTAAAACCATCCCCTTTCaccatttctaacagaacaatataTTTGATTACAATCGTATACCATAATTAATTCATCTATTTCTCAATTTATGGgcaatccctgcctccctctcccgtgtttagtttccagtttcttgcctgggttggggggggggaggacttacaaataattttatacatatagaaaACTTtcatctttgatctctttagaggTATACACAGTATCAGTGGTAATTATGGGCAGAGGGAGCAACATTATCAATGATATCAAGAATGGCTGgatagttcacaattccactaatgaTATATTAATGTACCTTTCCCCATATCCTTGTCagcttttgtcatttttctcttttagtcaAATTTGCCAATCTGGTGAGTGTAAAGTGGAACCTCAGCAATGCTATAACTTTTCTAACTTTgtgatttggaacttttttttttaacttggagaTTGATAGCTTAAATGTATTCCTTAGAAAACACCTATTTATGTTCTTTGACATTTTATTATTTGGCTGAGgaccaaatgaattttttatattcttggcCACTCCTTCCTCCTGGGAAAATATCTTCTCCTTTGGTGTTTGGGACACATCTGtcattttcattctatttctctgatcaattctcagtttcttttgcaGGATCATCAGTTATGTCTAACTTAAGTCACATGGGTATATTCAAGGGCTTCATCTTGgactttttcctattttctacAGTACTTCTCTTGGAGATCTCAGCTCCCATGgattatctctatgcagatgacttcaAAATCTACATATTTAACTTTCCTCCCCTAAACTTTACTTTCTCCTCTATTGGATGTCCATCTTATTAAGTGTTGAGCTTAGAATCGGGAAGACTTGAGAGCACATCTTGCCccacatttattagctgtgtacccctgtgctcagcacagtgcctggcaccatgcttaataattgcttactgACATGACTTGTGGATGGGACAGAAAAGTCACTGAATCTCTGTCAGCCTGTATAAAATGAGGGACATGCTCAGTGGCCTCTAAAGTTACTTCCAAATCTGAATTTCTGATCCCATGATCTTCACTTGGGCATTTCAGAGTCAAAATGGCTGAAACAAAACTCGTTCTCTTTTCCCCTAagcccctccccccttctccaggctcttttttgTGCCAGAGGCACCAGTGTCCTAGTCACCAGGACACAATGTACCAGTCTAAATAATTAGTCTTTCACTTTTGCCATCCCCAAAGCCAATCATTTTCCATCCTGATGCTATTTCTTCTGCATCTCTTCCATCAATGGCCTTCACTCCACAATACATCCATGCTCACCCAGGCCTTTATCACCTCTTCTCTGGACAATAGCACCCACCTGGCCTCCCTCTAGCCATTCTCTCCCATTTGCAGCCCAGTCTCCAATAGCTGCCAAACAGACCTTCCCACAGCACAGGACTGCCCAAGCCACTTCTTTATTCAGCAAGAGAGGTTTCCTGTTGTCCCAAAAATGAAACACTGATGTTTAAAGGTTTTTGCTCTTTGGCTCTTGCCACCCCACAGACTCTAGACTGCAGTCAAACAAGACTACATGCTCTTTCCaggaaaaatcaggaagacatatGGAAAGTTACAGAGGGAAGAAAGCAAGCAGATATATATGGAAACAACTCTAAAAAACACCTAAAGTCAGAGTAAATGCAGTGACCAGTCTTGGTTCCAAGAAGTAGAACTCAGTGTAaaattgttcattcttttttttttttttcccccctgaggctggggttaggtgacttgcccagggtcacacagctaagaagtgttcagtgtctgagaccagatttgaactctggtcctcctgaattcagggctggtgctctatccactgcgccacctacctgccccaaatTGTTcattcttgaaataaaaatatgataaagagAAGCTCTTTATAGGGCTAAATAAAAGCATATGTATTTGCAATCATTTATATGTTAGGAATTCTGTAGTGGAGAATTTAGCTTGTTTCAAATTGAAAACGAAAAGGATGATACAAATGGAATCCAAAGAGCCTCAAGCTgacaaggaaggagaaaggagtcAATTATGACATATACACCCAGCTAGGTACCACACAAGAGTAGCTATGGTACAgaagatgaagaataaaaaattcaagaaagatgTGCCCATCTAGACACATGCACAGTTTGAATAACAAATAAGGAGAATTAGAATCAACAGAAAAAAGGCCCATTTGCCTTTCTAGATCATGAGTTATCACTGTCACTTGGTGAAATGAGCCCAGTGACTAAATAGGGTTCTGAAAGGGTTAAATAAAACttcctttatttaaaagaaactaaTTAAAAGAAACATTATTCAAATGACATTATCTTATTCAAAAGCTAAAGGAATTAGAGTCTGCATTAGTATGGTgtgttaaaaatatttacatttctgAGGAAATCCAGGAATCTGAGGGGAGAAGCATGGTAGAAAGCTTTTGGGTGAAAGTCACTGACTGATGGAAAAATTAATAGCTTCTTTAATCTATACTATAGACCTCctggacagaaaaaggaaatggagcaAGAGTTGGGAAATATCACAAGTCTAGGAAGGAGGTATGGCATAATACTGATGGTAGACTTCATTATTCATACCCCTGCTGGCTTGTTCCCTCTGTCCAAAGAACAGCAGTTAGTTTCTTTCCTTGAATCAGTGACTATTTCAGTCTTTAAAAGATGAAAGAACCAGCAAGGAGAATTTCTGTTCTGCAATTGATTTTCACTAACAAAACAAGTTAATAGGcaatattaagtgccttctatatgCCAAGAATTGGGATAAGTGCGAGGGTTACAAATATTAAAAGATGGTACTTTTTTCTGAAAGAGCTTACAATCCAAAGCAAGCTGAAAGCGAGGGTGGAAGGGTAGGTACCTGGGACAGGAGCAGTCAAAGGAGCTCAAAATGAGTGCAACTGGAGAAGACAAGGAACTGTTTActaaggcaaaaatgaaaaggagctTTGGAGGAAATTCCCACTCCACCTGTGACACATGtgatgtatattggattacttgctgtctaaggaaagggtgggagaaaattttgaaaatcaagattttgcaaagatacatgttggaaactatctttggatatattttgaaaattaaatatattattttttttaaagtgtgaaaGAGGAAAGCCAGGAATAGTCTGACATGCAGCCTAAATTTGATGAGAGCAGATTTTACATTGTTACAGAGAAAGAATAAGCAGGATCCATCTTCTATAGGGGAAGTCAGCCTTGGAGGAATAGGAAGCTctgaatgaaattctgaagaaccaaaagaaaacatCTTAGTGAGGAGGGCAAAAAGGGGTTTTTGAAtatctttgattttcaaaagacATAGAAGATGGAAGGGAGGATAAGAGAATAGGATGAATTTAAGGATGTTTTACTGGCCCTGCAACAGGAGTGCTCTCTTTCAGAATGAATTGATGATAGCaagaaaaccagaaaacaaaaaactgggttttgggtttttttgtttttaggttttcttgggggagaaagagaattttttaaaatgggatagAACTGTTGCTTGGGGAAGGGAATAGTAATaagtgaaaacagaaagaagggaGTGCTTTActtctcttctgttttctctgtcaaGGAGAATGATCAGGgcactaggtggtgcaatggctagagcaccagccctgaagtcaggaagatctgaattcaaatctggtctcatcacacttcctggctgtgtgacctgagcaagtcacttagccccatttacttcagcaaaaaaaaaaaaaaaaaaaaaaaaaaaaaaaaagacttttgcacagataaggaaaaagaagggaaatggttAACAGGACACATTGATAGCAAAGATTACTTGTTGTGGTTGTCCAGCCATTTCAGTTATATTGGACAATTcctgaacccatttggggttttcttgatagagatactagagaggtttgccatttccttctccaatttatgaaaaaacttgaggcaaacaggatgaagtgacttgcccagggtcatacagcccaTAAGAGCTTGAGGAAGATATGATTTTAATTGTGGCCTTACAGAGTTGCTTGCTAgatcaccctgggcaagtcacttaatttttctctgcctcagtttcctcatctgttaaatggggatgataacagcaCTAAACTTAGATCttgttgtaaggaccaaatgatataatatatgtaaagggtTTGCATATcttaaggtactatataaatgtgataatGGTAGTTTTATTGAATGATCCAGAGAAAGATCATTTTGCACATTAAAGAAGAgacaacatttaaataaataaaccccAAATAGTTTGAGGAGGttgctttttctttatacatCTTTCTTATAttgattttgtatgtatttatatgcttTCGTGTTATGTCTCCCtacagaatataagctccttgagggcagccaTTATTCCCCTCAtacctttgtatcctcagcacttagcagagtTCTTTTCACATACCTGGTGCTCAGTAAATGCTGCTTGATTGGCTGATTGAGGGAGAAAGGATTAATAACTAGGGCCCATAGGAAAGATCTCCCTGGGGAGGTGGCATTTAacttgagtcttgaaggaagattttaattttaagagTTCTAAGAGGTGGAAGCCAAGAGAAATGGTTTCTAGGACTGTAGGACAGTCTTTGTAAAGTCACAGAAATGTTGCATGACATGTATGCCAGGGAAAAGTAAGTAGACCAGTTTGGTGGAATGACatcaataaggattacccagaaaGCATGGAAGGACTACAATCTGCACCAGGAGAATGAGTGCTACATTAATGAGATCATGTTAATATTAAAGTCCAAAAGCATTAGCTTTAGAAGTAATTATTAGAACTTTCTATCTTTTAAGTACAAGGGGAAGTATATTTCCCACCATGGTGCATATTACAATACCAATATGAAGCCACAGGAGGACACTCAATCTTTCCACCTCATTTGGGTGCTCAATTCCTTGGGAGCAGAAGAGACCACAATGGGAGAAATATTGAGGGGGTTAGGGAATGAACACATACTTTCTTCTTACCCTCACCACCCAATTCAATGTGACCTCATTGAGTGCTAAGAAAAGACTAATATAAGTTCAAATACCAGATTTTAATGAACAGATGCACACTGAAATAAGCTGAACAAATACTATGGCTGAAAGAAGGGTAATGTAAAGAATACAAAAGGATGTACAATTGTGATTAATAGTAATAAACGATCTTGGtcctagaaaatagaaaatgaaatatatcttaACAATGGAGAAGTCTAGGTGAAGAACACTATATACACTGTCAGACAGGTATactatattgattatttttacttcattgttGTAAAACGGTTCATTTTGGCTTTTATATGGTTAAAAGTATTTacccataaaaataaatattaatggggcagctaggaggcacagtggatacagcaccagccctgaagtcaggaaaacctgagttcaaatctggtctcagacatttaacacttcctagctgtgtgaccttgggcaagtcacttaaccccaattgcctaatgataatgataaaataattcctagcatttatattctactttaagatttacaaagctctttacaaagattacccatttttatcttcacaacaacccaggaaggtagttgctattattttctccattttgtagatgagattGAGACAGGCAAAGGTTAATGGActggcccaaagtcacatagttacTATGTgtttgagataggatttgaactcagtttttttctAACTCCATATCTAACACTCTCTTCAATGTGCAAACTCCctgaaattaattgaattttttaaaaagaaagataaacttcttgaaggtGTCAGTGCTTGCTGCAAGCTCTTCATGCTCCCATTACCAAACAAGGCATAACCCAAAACCCAGGAACGTGGTCCATGTTTATTAGATTGGAACCCAAGAATGCTCAGTGCTCTGCATACTTGATACCCCCTTTCCACTTCTgcccagtttcctttttttgggggggttcagtctcttttttaaaaaataactttaataactTAATAACAGAACATatcgcatgggtaatttttacaacattatcccttgtactcacttctgttctgacttttcccttccctccctccaccacctcccttagatggcaggcaatcttatacatgttaaatatgttatagtacatcctagatacaatatgtgttcTGCCCAGTTTTCAAAGCAGTTTATTCAACAGACAATTCAGAAAAGACCTGCTACTTTTGGGACTTACCATTCATAATCTTAGCCACCCGCCAAAGTCGGAACAGGATCATTAATTGAAGGGCTTCAAAGAAATGTCCTTTGAACAGAACAGTAATGTTCACAGAAAAACAAGCAATGACAACAATAACATCCAGGAGCTCAAACTTGTAGTGGAAGAGTTCCTTGTGGAaggtatataattttaatataatttctatCATAAATATGATCACAATAACGCTACTCGATAAGCGGGACACCTAGAACAGGAAGAGAGCCAACAGTCAGATTACACCAATTCTAAGcatcacatcatcatcatcatcatcattatcatcattgctGATCCCTTACTCATCTTCCATTGGCCTCTTTCCAACTAGAATCTAATCTACTATGAAAAGTCttacccctcttaattctaatacctTCCCTCACTTAATTACTTTCCATTTATCCTGTAGGATTTCTTTAtccatatttgtttgcttatcaTATCCCATATTAAACTGTAAGCTCCCTGGGGACCAGTGTtgcattttgccttttttttttttttttttttttaatctccagagTTTATTTAACTCAGTACTTagcacacagtagacacttaataaaagtttactgaCAAATTACATTGCAAGGCTATGGAACTTAAATGACATGACATATGAAATGCTCCATCAAATAAGTGCCGAATCATTAtcaaaaaacaatttagaagatTGCCTTTGATCATCCTGTGGTCAACCTGGTGATAAGCCTGTCTGAAATTAGCTAATCTGAGATGTCATTGTGTACATTTATGTACAGAAACTTGAATGACCCATTCCCCCAAAGGATTGGGATTTTACTGTGCctaaataaatgatgaataagaAATTCGGAGAATTatggaaaaattttaatgatctaatatagagtaaaatgagcagaaccagggaaacaacatatataatGACTACAGCAATatagtcagtcaacaagaatttacgCCTACTATTTGCCAGATGATATACTGAACATGGGAGATACAAAGAATagccaaaatgaaatttaaatagaaaaaattttaaagcaaacttAAATTGGACTTTATTTATAATAAGCAAGCTTAGTCTCTGCATTAGAGTGGAGAAAAATgaacttcctttcttctttgcacAGATGGGAGATTATGAGTATGttgcatatattattatatatgatggGATGCATAATTATTAATATGTGACTGATTTATTAGATGCTTTAAATTGagctttttcctcttattctttttATAAAGTGATGTTGGCTGAATAGCGAAGAATCATATAGTTGGAAATaaggtgatattaaaaaaagatattaactaGGCCAGTCTCAGAAGTCATAGAGTTGCTTTCAAAAGCCCTGGGTCAACTTCCCACCACTTTTGAGGAATGAGAAGAGACACATTAGAGGAAATTCTCATTTTGCTCTGAAACAGAGTCCAGTCCGTAGCTAGTAATTGATTTTCTGTTAATTCTTCTTAACAAGAGGGACTCCCATTTAATAACTGGCATGACTATTGGGAACTTCTATGTCTGCTTTTTTCTGCTGATAAAATGAATTCTCATGCTCTGTGCAATTCCAGAGATACTCTCACTTTAAGGTAAAAGTTAAAAGGAATGGCCAATATTATTTTAAGGCTTCCTCTAAGCACTTGATATAAAGTGCTCCGTTAAGACTttctatagaagaattgcacatgttccacatgtattggattgtttgccatgtGTTCACATGGCAGGagatggagaggagggagggaaaaaatttggaacataatgttttgcaaagatgaatgttgaaaattatccatgaaaagtggatatcttcaacataga
This sequence is a window from Sminthopsis crassicaudata isolate SCR6 chromosome 1, ASM4859323v1, whole genome shotgun sequence. Protein-coding genes within it:
- the LOC141559773 gene encoding voltage-gated hydrogen channel 1-like isoform X2 gives rise to the protein MSEAPEPASVAPVAERSVASVPREVPPNIRTVLRKRFKSKKFQVSRLSSSVIVIIFMIEIILKLYTFHKELFHYKFELLDVIVVIACFSVNITVLFKGHFFEALQLMILFRLWRVAKIMNGKITSSTTHSERKLSKLKAVNHQLTMKIQQLEFNCSEKDQEIEKLKRLLREQELLE
- the LOC141559773 gene encoding voltage-gated hydrogen channel 1-like isoform X1, whose translation is MSEAPEPASVAPVAERSVASVPREVPPNIRTVLRKRFKSKKFQVFVVTLVLVDIFMLVMEVMLDLKILEPDEKNYASTVSRLSSSVIVIIFMIEIILKLYTFHKELFHYKFELLDVIVVIACFSVNITVLFKGHFFEALQLMILFRLWRVAKIMNGKITSSTTHSERKLSKLKAVNHQLTMKIQQLEFNCSEKDQEIEKLKRLLREQELLE